The Pelotomaculum isophthalicicum JI genome has a window encoding:
- a CDS encoding diacylglycerol/lipid kinase family protein: MDYFACQDVVLGILPFGTVNSFARTLGIPLDLKGAVEAIVNGKVIDVDLGKVEEVVIANGRHFGVTPLAQSATADDRELTVFVMDTPNRWHTLKLWIVFLLGKATIFPQARFFNVKEVKLEASPPQCVEVDGEITAKTPVNITLVPEALKVMVPGNLRDISLESPRVSPDIK, encoded by the coding sequence GTGGATTATTTCGCCTGCCAGGATGTGGTGCTTGGGATACTACCGTTTGGTACGGTGAACAGTTTTGCGCGAACTCTTGGAATCCCTTTAGACCTGAAGGGAGCAGTTGAAGCCATTGTCAATGGAAAAGTGATTGATGTGGACCTGGGGAAAGTTGAGGAGGTTGTTATAGCCAATGGCAGGCACTTTGGAGTAACGCCGCTTGCCCAAAGTGCTACAGCGGATGATCGGGAACTTACAGTTTTCGTTATGGATACGCCGAACCGATGGCATACTCTAAAATTATGGATTGTCTTCCTGCTTGGGAAAGCGACTATTTTTCCCCAAGCCCGTTTTTTCAATGTGAAGGAAGTAAAGCTTGAAGCATCACCGCCGCAATGTGTTGAGGTGGATGGTGAAATAACTGCGAAAACACCGGTTAACATTACATTGGTTCCAGAAGCTCTAAAGGTTATGGTACCCGGTAACCTTAGGGATATAAGTCTGGAGTCTCCAAGAGTAAGTCCTGATATAAAATAA
- a CDS encoding sensor histidine kinase, with the protein MKFPQYIHSLRARLTLGLLLVLTVLLLVYGLLAYTELKADLIETAEAKLRVQVGPTLKRWTSHNYTISENQHPPVAGLTQELEAQGLDVLIYDKEGNPLTNSGQAMEETPPLPSLLLSDVLKGTDQIRVQPGAEGRKLVYLVPVIGSGGEVQGALEVSASMTNVDVSLSRARLLLFTGGLVVLLAAVGLVYLVIRFALRPLTNLAATARSISGNRLTSRVVVPPGGDEITELFVAFNSMLDQLENAFAAQRKATDQVRQFAADASHELRSYLTVITGYLDVLRRGAASEPQEQTRVLTAARTELERLNRLVDDLLTLARLGAGAPLHRQALDVPGLLSDAAQRAILLAPGRRVTVRCPVLPPLLADPDRMRQVLNNLVDNALRHTALEEEITLGAEVRNENLCMWVHNTGTGIAAEHLSRVFERFWRADSSRSCSKGSGLGLAIVAAIAEAHGGTVDVYSASGSGTTFTVCLPLNVRENS; encoded by the coding sequence GTGAAATTTCCCCAATACATCCACAGCCTGCGCGCCCGCTTGACGCTGGGGCTGCTCCTGGTGCTGACCGTGCTGCTGCTGGTTTACGGCCTGCTGGCCTATACTGAATTAAAAGCCGATTTGATAGAGACTGCCGAAGCCAAACTGCGTGTGCAAGTGGGACCAACACTGAAGCGCTGGACCAGCCATAACTATACTATTAGCGAAAACCAGCACCCGCCTGTCGCCGGGCTGACTCAGGAACTGGAAGCCCAGGGACTGGATGTGTTGATATATGACAAGGAGGGCAATCCTCTAACGAATAGCGGCCAGGCAATGGAAGAAACACCTCCCCTCCCGTCTTTACTCCTGTCAGATGTGTTGAAAGGTACGGATCAAATCCGGGTCCAGCCCGGTGCTGAAGGAAGAAAGCTTGTTTACCTGGTTCCGGTTATCGGCAGTGGCGGAGAGGTTCAGGGAGCTCTGGAGGTCAGCGCTTCGATGACCAATGTAGATGTTTCGCTTTCACGTGCGCGCTTGTTGCTTTTCACCGGCGGCCTTGTAGTATTGCTAGCGGCGGTTGGCTTGGTTTATCTGGTGATCCGTTTTGCCCTGCGCCCGCTGACCAATTTAGCTGCCACCGCGAGGAGCATTTCTGGCAACAGACTAACAAGCCGTGTTGTAGTGCCTCCCGGAGGAGATGAAATAACGGAGTTGTTTGTGGCTTTTAACTCCATGCTCGACCAGCTGGAGAACGCTTTTGCCGCTCAGCGTAAAGCCACCGATCAGGTTCGCCAGTTCGCCGCTGACGCCTCTCACGAGTTGCGTTCTTATCTTACTGTTATAACCGGTTACCTTGATGTGTTGAGGCGGGGAGCGGCTTCAGAGCCGCAGGAGCAGACCCGTGTGCTGACGGCTGCGAGAACCGAATTAGAGCGCTTGAACCGGCTGGTTGATGATTTGTTGACTCTGGCCCGCCTGGGCGCCGGGGCGCCTCTCCACCGTCAGGCGCTCGACGTGCCCGGTTTGCTGTCCGACGCGGCCCAACGCGCTATTTTGCTGGCGCCGGGGCGACGAGTAACGGTTCGGTGCCCGGTCTTGCCACCTTTGTTGGCGGATCCGGACAGGATGCGCCAGGTATTAAACAACCTGGTTGATAACGCGTTGCGGCACACGGCGCTGGAGGAGGAAATTACATTGGGCGCGGAAGTCCGGAATGAAAACTTGTGTATGTGGGTGCACAATACCGGCACAGGTATTGCAGCCGAGCATCTTTCCCGTGTTTTTGAACGATTTTGGCGCGCCGATTCATCCAGGAGCTGCAGCAAAGGCAGCGGTTTAGGTCTGGCCATCGTCGCGGCTATCGCTGAAGCCCACGGCGGCACCGTCGATGTGTATAGCGCTTCCGGCAGCGGCACCACGTTTACCGTCTGCCTGCCGCTTAATGTTCGGGAAAATTCTTAA